Part of the Thermomicrobiales bacterium genome is shown below.
TGAAGCAGGGCGTGCTCGCCGTCGGCTGGAATGCGCAGGCCGTCGATGTTGTTGGATGTGCATTGATGGGGGTTGATCCGATCGATACGCGCTACCTCGCCTATTTGCGGGCTGCCGGTGTCGGGCCGATTGCGTTGGACGAGATTCGCCTCGTCGGCGATCCATTGCAGGAGCTGGCGCTGCGCTTCGCGACGCCGGACGCCGAGACACTGGCGGCACACAGTCAGCGCACATCTGCGCACTAGGTGGTCGGAATGTGGCCTTGCCACTTGACGATAGGCACAAACCCCGCGATGATCCGTTTCCTGTACCCCTTCTATTGTGGCGCTGTAAGTTCGCACGCAGAAACCCCGCGAAAAGCCAGAACGAATCGGGAGGACCATGACAGCGACAGCTGATCCCGTCATCATCGGGAAACCACAAAAGCGTATTGAAGGCGATAAGAAAGTCACCGGCGCGACGCGCTACGTTGACGATCTCCAGATGCACGGCATGCTGCATGCTCGTCTGGTGACGAGCATCTACCCGCATGCCGAGATCAATGGGATCGACGCCACCGCCGCACTGGCCTATCCGGGCGTTGTCGCCGTCTACACTGGCCGCGACGTGCATCCAACCGGCGATGAACCCGCCGATCGTAACCACCACCTGCTGGCACGCGACAAGGCGCTCTACTACGGGCAGCCCGTCGCTGTCGTGCTGGCGACGTCAGAGACCGCTGCCGCCGAAGCTGCCGAGCTGGTCGAGGTTGATTACACCGAACTCGACCCGGTCGTCGATCCGCTTGCTGCGATGGAGCCGAGCGCTGCCGTCATCCGCAAGAAGTCCGGCGGCGACGATGGCGCAGAGATGCAGATGCACGCGACAGTCTCGGGCGGCGACGATCTCGATATCTCGCGTATGCCGGACAATATTACCGGCGCAGCAAAGTTCACGCGCGGCGATGTCGAGGCGGCGTTCGCCGCAGCCGACGTCATTGTCGAGCGCCGCTATGTCACGAACTGGGTGCACCAGTCGTACATCGAGCCGCACGCGTCGGTTGCAGTGCCGGACCCGATGGGCAACCTGACGGTCTACACGACGACGCAGGGCCAGTTCTTCACCCGCAACACCACCGCAGATGTCCTCGGTCTGCCGCAGAACGAGGTCAAGGTCGTCGGCATGGAGGTCGGCGGTGGCTTCGGCGGCAAGGCCGTGATGCTTGAGCCGCTGGCCGGTTGGATTGCTCGCAAGCACAGCGCGCCGGTCAAGATCACGATGACGCGATCCGAAGAGCTGTCGATGGGGAATCCGGCCCCGGGCTCGATCACCGACATCAAGATGGGCGGCACGAAGGACGGCGCGATCACAGCGCTGCAGGCGCGGATCGTGTTCGACTCCGGTTGCTACCCGGGTACGCCGGTCACCGTAGCGGCCCTCATGCTCGGCGGCTATTACCGCATGGGCGCGCTGGAGCTGGTCGGCTACGAAGTGCTGACCAACAAGCCGGGCAACGGTGCCTATCGCGCACCTGGCGCACCGCAGGCAACGTTCGCTGTCGAGCAGGCCGTCGATGAGCTGGCGACGAAGCTGGGCTGGGATCCGCTGGAGTTCCGCCTGCATAACTGCTCGGTGGAGGGCGACCCGCAACCAAACGGCGTGCCGTGGCCGCGCATCGGCATCAAGGAGATCCTCGAAACGATCCGCGAGCATCCGATCTGGAAGGAACGGCAGACCGGCGACAACTCCGGCTTCGGCCTTGCTATCGGTGGCTGGCCGGGCGGCATCGAGCCGTGCGCTGCTAATGTGCGCGTTAACACCGACGGATCGCTCGTCGTCCAGCTCGGCTCCAGCGACATCACCGGCACGAACACCGTCATGGCAATGCTGGCCGCCGAAGCGTTCGGCATCGAGGTCGACAAGGTGAGGATCGAAACTGCTGACACCGGCACGGCCCCGTACGCCGGCATGAGTGGCGGATCGAAGGTCACCTACACGCTCGGCCCGGCTGTCATTCGCGCAGCCGACGAGGCGCGGCGGCAGATTCTGGAAATCGCCGGTAGTGAGCTCGAGGCATCGCCGGACGATCTGGAGATGATCGAGGGCAAGGTTCGGGTGAAGGGCGCGCCGGACAAGGAAATGACCGTCGCATCCGTGGCGCAGAAGAGCATGACGTTCGGCGGCAAGTATGAGCCGGTCTACGGGATCGGTAAGTCGGCGCAGACCGACCGCGCTCCTGGCTTCTCCGGCCAGGTCGCGCAACTCAAGGTTGATCCCGACACTGGCGCAGTCAGCCTCGATCGCTACCTGACTGTGCAGGATGTCGGCAAGGCGCTCAACCCGGCAATGGTCGAGGGTCAGATGATCGGCGGCACAGCGCAGTCGATCGGCTTCGCGCTCTACGAGGGCATCGAGTACGGCGAAGACGGCCAACTGATCTCCTCGACACTGATGGATTATGCAGTGCCGTCATCAGTTCAAATCCCGCCGATCGAGACCGTCATTGTCGAGGTGCCCGCCCGCTCCGGCCCGCACGGCGCGAAGGGCATCGGCGAGCCGCCGATCATCCCCGGCCCGGCCGCAATCGGCAATGCCCTGGCCAACGCCACCGCCGGCAAGCGCTTCACCCAGATCCCATTCACCCCTGAGCGCGTGGTGAAGGGCATGAGCCAGAGCGAGTAGCGCGGATACAACGCAGGATGACGAGGGGGGCGAGCTATAGTGGCTCGCCTCTCTTTCATTTCTGGCGTGGCGACCTTGAAGAGTTCCTCCCAGCTGTCAACATGCAGACAGCAGTGGCGCTCGCCGTCCTGTTACACCGTCAATTGACGACCTCCGAGGTTGTCGAAGTTGCATATGCGTGCTACCATTACCTCGGTAACAAGATTGAGGTAGAACGCATGAGCCTGAACAATGCCGAAGCAGTCGCAGTTCCGCGTCTGGCAAATATAGAGAGTGCCGTCGAGCGCCTGCGTGAGTCGCGTCTGACGCGGACGCGCGAGGCGTTCGCCGCGCGTGCACTGAGGGCGATAGCAGAGCTCGCCGAGCACGCTGATGAGTCAGCGCTGGCCGAAGCGACGGGCGCCCCGACCGATCTCGACGTGCTTGTCCAGATCCTCAGTGAGCCACGGGTTCGCGAAGACCTGCACGATCCGCTGGCGGCCGCGCGGCTGCGTGGCTTCGCGCGGAGCGCGCAGGTGCTGGCGGCTGAAGGCGGCGTGCTCTCGGCGGCTGCCGTAGCTGAGGCTCTTGGCGTCACCCGCCAGGCAGTCGAGAAGCGTCGGCGTGCCGGGACACTGATCGGGCTGAC
Proteins encoded:
- a CDS encoding xanthine dehydrogenase family protein molybdopterin-binding subunit encodes the protein MTATADPVIIGKPQKRIEGDKKVTGATRYVDDLQMHGMLHARLVTSIYPHAEINGIDATAALAYPGVVAVYTGRDVHPTGDEPADRNHHLLARDKALYYGQPVAVVLATSETAAAEAAELVEVDYTELDPVVDPLAAMEPSAAVIRKKSGGDDGAEMQMHATVSGGDDLDISRMPDNITGAAKFTRGDVEAAFAAADVIVERRYVTNWVHQSYIEPHASVAVPDPMGNLTVYTTTQGQFFTRNTTADVLGLPQNEVKVVGMEVGGGFGGKAVMLEPLAGWIARKHSAPVKITMTRSEELSMGNPAPGSITDIKMGGTKDGAITALQARIVFDSGCYPGTPVTVAALMLGGYYRMGALELVGYEVLTNKPGNGAYRAPGAPQATFAVEQAVDELATKLGWDPLEFRLHNCSVEGDPQPNGVPWPRIGIKEILETIREHPIWKERQTGDNSGFGLAIGGWPGGIEPCAANVRVNTDGSLVVQLGSSDITGTNTVMAMLAAEAFGIEVDKVRIETADTGTAPYAGMSGGSKVTYTLGPAVIRAADEARRQILEIAGSELEASPDDLEMIEGKVRVKGAPDKEMTVASVAQKSMTFGGKYEPVYGIGKSAQTDRAPGFSGQVAQLKVDPDTGAVSLDRYLTVQDVGKALNPAMVEGQMIGGTAQSIGFALYEGIEYGEDGQLISSTLMDYAVPSSVQIPPIETVIVEVPARSGPHGAKGIGEPPIIPGPAAIGNALANATAGKRFTQIPFTPERVVKGMSQSE